CGCTGTCTTTACCAAACCAACCGTGTGAAATTCCTGCTTTGAAAGAGAATATTCCTTTTTTGTCAATTGGGACATAGCCTGGTGTATGTAGTTGTATTTTGGGTATTGGTAGGGCATTTCCAGACCAGATATAAGAGCCGGAGGTACTAGATGTGTCAGTAAGTCCAAATGTTTCCTTTCGTCTACCAATATAAAACTCGAACGATTTCCAACGAGTTTTCAAATAGGCTTCGGAAATAAGGAATTGATTTTTTTTGCTGAAATTATTCACTAGCGTTGTGCCATATGCCCAATCAAACCTCTTTAATTTACCTAAAACATTTCTTGAACTATCATATTGGTTTTTAATTGAATACTTTAATTGAATGGAGGGTAGTGTCTCAGGTGTTTCTCCATAATTATTTACTTGAAGCCAAAAGGGAGTTTTGTTTTCATTGGCAAGGAAGAGACTAGACTCTAGCCACATTGTTGTTCGTTTGGACGATTGGGCCATCAACGCTCCATTTGTAACCAAAAGAGCAATCGTTACTAATAGTATTTTATGTTTAAGGAAGTGCAAGACCTATTTTATTTAATGAGTTTATGACTAAGTTATGGAATTGAATTCATAGTGTTGTTTTCTGTTGATTGAAATGCTGTTTTTGGAGGGCTTAATTTATTATACGGGAGGTCATTTTTCTTTTTTTCGATAAAAAGCCCGATAAATCATATAATTTTGTGAATCCCAAAAGATATAGTTTTGAGGTTTAATTCCAGATATATGAGGCAGGTAATGTTATTTTTTCTTTTTAGTTCCTTACTTTTTTCTTGTGCACGGAACATTACTTCCAATAATGGTGGAGGTTCGAGCGAGGTTACTGGTTATGAAGAATCTTTAGCTGCCGTAAGACCCAAAGTAGACTATCAAGAAAAGGCGGAGAAACCTGAAGAGGTCTTGAAAGAAGAATTAAACGGTCAAGCCTATGTTCCCGAAGAGCCAAAGAATGAGAATGCTAAAATAGATCGCGTTCTGAGCGATATGGCTAGGCATAATTCTTCTATTTCTGATTTACCTGGTTATAGACTACAGGTTTATGCCGGTAATGATAGAGGGGGATTTGAACAAGCAAAATCATACATTCTTCAACATTTTCCAGAGTTAGAGATTTATGAGTCTTATAGTCAGCCAACTTATAGAATTAAGGTTGGCGATTTTTTAAAGAAAATGGACGCTGAAAGATATTATTCTTCCATAGTTAGTCGATTTTCATCGGCAAAGGTTATTATGGACAACGTAGATGTTCAAAAGAGTTTAAAAATAAACTAAGTTATTTTGAAAAAAGCACTTATCACTGGCGTTACTGGCCAAGACGGAGCCTATTTGGCTGAGTTTTTATTAGAAAAAGGGTATGAAGTTCACGGTATAAAAAGACGAGCGTCGCTCTTCAATACTGATAGAATAGATCATATATACAGAGACCTTCATGAAGCAGATGTTAGATTTATTCTTCATTATGGAGACTTAAGTGATTCTACAAACATCATTCGAATTATTCAGGATGTTCAACCAGATGAAATTTATAACCTTGGAGCCATGTCTCACGTTCAGGTTAGTTTTGACTCGCCAGAGTACACCGCTAATGTGGATGGTATAGGTACTTTAAGGATTTTAGAAGCTGTTAGGATTTTAGGATTGACAGAAAAGACTAGAATTTATCAGGCCTCAACTTCAGAGCTTTACGGTCTTGTGCAAGAGGTTCCTCAAAAAGAAACTACTCCATTTTATCCGCGTTCTCCTTATGCTGTAGCTAAGATGTATGCGTATTGGATTACGGTTAACTACAGAGAGGCATATAATATGTATGCTTGTAATGGAATTCTTTTCAATCATGAGTCTCCATTAAGAGGAGAAACCTTTGTGACAAGGAAAATTACTAGAGCCACGGCTCAAATTGCTCTTGGTACAAAAAAATGTTTGTACTTAGGGAACATGGATGCTAAAAGAGACTGGGGCCATGCAAAGGATTATATTGAAGCCATGTGGTTAATTTTGCAACAAGACAAAGCAGAGGATTTTGTGATAGCTACAGGTATTACCACCACGGTAAGAGATTTTGTTAAAATGGCTTTTAATGAAGTAGGGGTAACCTTGGAGTTTAAGGGGAGTGAAGAAGAAGAGGTAGCTGTAGTTGTTGCTTGTTCTAATCCAAGATTCCAAGTACCGATTGGTCAAAAAGTGGTGGCAGTAGATCCTAAGTATTACAGACCTACGGAAGTTGAACTTTTAATAGGTGACCCTACAAAGTCTAATACAAAACTTGGTTGGAAACCAAAATATGACCTTCCAATGATGGTGAAAGAGATGGTTGAGGCAGATGTGAATTTATTTGCAAATCAATCTAGTGTTAACAAGGCTGGCAAGCCTTTATAATTTAGGTTCATTTAATTCGTTGTAAGTGAGGTAGTTTATGGTTTAGGCCTTCTTTGTGAAGGAGTTTGTCATATATCTATGCCGAAGCAGAAGGTTCATTTTGGTCAAAGATATAATTGGAATGAAAATTGTAGATTAGGTCAATGTATCTTTAACGCAGAATGTGATTAAATGAAAAAAAGCATTTACATACTATTGTTTCTAAGCTGTTTAGGGAATGAGGCCTTTTCGCAAGATCCTCAGTTTTCTCAATTTTATGCAGCTCCTATGTACCACAATCCAGCATTTACAGGAAGTGGGTATGCACCAAGGGCTATATTTAACTTTAGAAACCAGTGGCCCTCATTAGCGGCCAATTATACTACCTCAGCAGTATCTGTCGATCATTACATTGATAAGTTTAACAGCGGTGTAGGTCTGATGCTAGTTAGTGATCAGCAGGGGGCCAGTAGATTAAAGAACACAGAGATATCTGGTTTTTACTCCTATCAATTAAATTTAATTGACGACCATTTTTTAAGAATGGGTGTCCAGGCTACCAGCTCAAACAGAAGTTTTGATTCTAATGGCTTAACTTTTCCAGACCAGTTTGATAACAATGGTTATACAGGTGACCCCTCAGGAGATCCTTTGGCGAATACTGGAAGTACACTTCACTTTGTAGACTTTAGTGCAGGTGTTTTGTATTATAATCCTAAAGCTTATTTGGGAGTGTCTGTTCATCATCTTACGCAGCCAGACATTGCTTTTACGGCATCCAACGATATTTTGGCTAGAAAAATCATGATTAATGGTGGGTTGAATATCCCATTGGCAGATTTGTCAACATCTAGTGATAAAGAATTTGTTTTAATTCCTACTTTCTTGTTTAAGCAACAAGGGAAGTTTAACCAGTTAGATTTAGGAGCTTATGTGACTTATAGTCCTCTGACCTTTGGTTTATGGTATCGAGGGATTCCTGTAAAGAAAAATGATACCGACGCTTTAAATCATGATGCCATAGTAGCATTAGCTGGCTTTAGATTTGATAACTTCTCTTTTGGTTATAGCTACGATTTAACTATTAGTGGACTAGGAGCATCTTCAGGAGGATCGCATGAAATATCTATAGCATACCAGTTTGATCCTTATGAGTCAAAACGGAGTCCGAATGCTAGGCGGAGAAAAAAGTCATTGTCGTGCCCCAAGTTCTAGGAGGTACGACGAGACGTAATAATAATTAATGGAGGTTTGAGTTTCTCAAGCCTCTTTTTTCGTTTATATTGCGTCAATCTACCTACTAAATAATAACCAAATCTATTTCTATGGCTTCTAACCTTTGGGCTAAAAAATCTATTGAAAAGTTGGTGGCGGGAGCTACTGGAGAGGAGAATCAATTAAAACGCTCCTTAAGCTCAACAAGCCTGGTGGCTTTAGGTATTGGTGCCATCATAGGGGCAGGCCTTTTTTCATTAACAGGAATTGCTGCCGCTAATCATGCTGGGCCTGCTGTAACTATTTCGTTTGTTCTTGCTGCAGTTGGTTGTGCTTTCGCTGGTCTTTGTTATGCCGAGTTTGCTTCCATGATACCCGTTGCGGGAAGTGCCTATACTTATTCTTATGCCACCATGGGAGAGTTTGTTGCATGGATAATCGGGTGGGATTTGGTGCTTGAATATGCTTTGGGAGCTGCCACCGTTGCGGTAAGTTGGTCTAGATACCTTCTTGAACTATTAAGCTCCTGGGGAATTCACTTACCCGCAAGCCTAGTTTGTTCTCCTTATGAAGTCTTGACCCTAGCCGATGGAACAATAATTAATGGAGGTTATATAAACCTGCCAGCAGTAATTATAGTGGTGTTACTTTCTTTACTACTAATAAGAGGAACCCATGAGTCTGCTAGAATGAATAATATTTTAGTGGTTTTGAAACTAGCGGTTGTTTTACTTTTTATAATCCTCGGTTGGAGCCACATAGACCCGCAAAATTATGTACCATATATTCCAGAAAATACTGGTACGAAAGGTCAATTTGGTTGGTCCGGAATTGCTACAGCAGCTGCTGTGGTATTCTTTGCTTTTATAGGTTTTGATGCGGTTTCGACTGCAGCTCAGGAAGCTAAGAATCCTCAAAAGGGAATGCCAATAGGTATTTTGGGCTCGTTGGTAGTTTGTACTATTCTTTATGTATTGTTTTCTTATGTAATGACAGGACTTGTTCATTATTCAACATTTGCAAATGACGCAAAACCTGCGGCAACGGCATTCGCCAAAACGGGCTATGATTTTCTTCAGAATGGATTAATAATAGCAATTTTAGCAGGTTATACTTCCGTTATGTTAGTCATGCTATTGGGGCAAAGTAGAGTTTTTTATTCAATGAGTAAAGACGGACTGCTTCCTAAGTTTTTTGGAGATGTTCACAAAAAGTTTCATTCGCCGTGGAAGACTAATCTTTTCTTTATGGTTTTTGTAAGCCTTTTTGCAGGATTTGTACCAGTAAGTGATTTAGGGCATATGGTAAGTATTGGAACTTTGTTTGCTTTTAGCTTAGTATGTGCTGGAGTTTGGTTATTAAGAGTGAAGTCACCTGAAATACCAAGAGCATTTAAAACTCCTTTAGTTCCTTTAATCCCATTGATGGGAATCTTGGTTTGTGGCTATTTAATGACCTCTTTACCTATTGAAGCTTGGTACAGATTGGCTGTTTGGCTCTTACTCGGTTTAGTAATCTATTTCGTTTATGGTCGAAAGAATAGTGTAATTAATAAAGAGGACGAGTGATTTGTTGATTTTATCAATAAAATACTTAAAAAGCGACATCAATTCTTTTATCTTGTATCTTGCGATTCAAAACCTTTTCATAATATCTAATTAGAAACCCAAATTTTATAATGACACTTCTTAACTTTTTAGCTTTTCTAGAACCCGAAAAGGGAATTGACGAAATAATTAATGATTGGTTTACCCCAATTGCGGAGGCTTGGGGGAACATCGTTCTTTTTAGAGTTTTCGATGTTCCATTTATACTTGTGCTTTTAGTAGGTGGGGCTTTGATGTTTACCGTTTACTTCAGTTTTATAAACATTAGACGTTTTCCTTTATCAATAAATATAGTAAGAGGGAAATATGATCATATTGAACATGGAGAAGACCCTATTACTACTGATAATCTGAATGTTGTAGATGGTGATATTGTTGGCACTATTAGGGTAGAGGGTCAAGACGGTGAAGTAAGTCATTTTCAAGCTTTAGCAACAGCCGTTTCAGGGACTGTAGGTCTAGGAAACATTGCTGGCGTAGCTTTGGCTGTTGGTCTTGGAGGCCCTGGAGCTACTTTTTGGATGATTGTTGTTGGTGTTTTAGGGATGTCAACCAAGTTTGTAGAATGTACCTTAGGTGTTAAGTACAGGGATATTGGAGAAGATGGTACTGTGTATGGCGGACCCATGTATTACCTTAAAAAGGGTTTTGCTGAAATTGGAAAGTCTGGTCTAGGAAAGGTTTTGGCGGTTATTTTTGCCATTTTATGTGTTGGTGCTTCTTTTGGTGGAGGTAACGCTGCTCAATCTAATCAGGCTGCTTCGCAATTAGCTTCCCTGATGGGAATGACCGGAGGAAGCTCTGGAACTATCATTGGACTTGTTATAGCTGTTGTGGTGGGTATTGTGATTATTGGAGGTATAAAAAGAATTGCCTCTGTGACTGAAAAGATTGTTCCATTTATGGCCGGTATTTATGTTTTGGCTTGCTTGTTTATTATTCTTTCTAATTATGATTTGATAGGTTATGCATTTAGTGAGATATATTCTAGTGCATTTACTATGGAAGCAGGATGGGGAGGTTTCTTTGGAGTGATGATGGTCGGTTTTCAAAGAGCAGCGTTCTCTAATGAAGCAGGGGCGGGTTCTGCCTCTATTGCCCACTCAGCCGTTAAAACTAATTATCCTGCATCGGAAGGTTTGGTGGCACTTTTAGAGCCATTTATCGATACCGTTGTGATTTGTACTATGACCGCTTTGGTTATTATCATTTATAACAGCACAGGGGTTTTTGAATACGGTGGTTCTACTGTATTAATTGATGGAGTGGAGGTTGAAGGAGCTGTATTGACGTCAATGGCTTTTGAGTCTGCAATTCCTTGGTTCCCGTACGTTCTAACAGTTGCGATAGTTTTATTTGCAATTTCAACCATGATTTCATGGTCGTATTATGGTCTTCAAGCTTGGATGTACCTTTTTGGGAAAAGTAAATTGGCAGATTTGTCTTATAAATTAATGTTTTTAGTCTTTATCGTTATTGGTGCTGCGGCTAATATGTCTGCCGTTTGGGGCTTTTCTGATGCTATGATTTTAGCATTAGTGTTTCCAAATATGATTGGTCTGTTTTTCCTTTTCCCTAAGGTTAAAGAAGAACTTAATAGGTACTTAGACGCAATTCAAATAAAAAAATTCTTTAAATAAATAGAAATAGGCTCACTTGCTTTAGTGGGTCTATATTTCGAATTAAACTACAGCTATTTTGGATTGTAAGTAAAAACTGCGAGTTTTACAGTTTATATATACCTACAACCTTATAGCCTGACACAAATTATAATAAAAATGAAAGGTGCTACTTTAGAAAATGAATACGCTTACATCAAAGACAGTAAGGTATTTTTAAAAGGGTATTTAGATTTACCCGAAAGACAAATTGGAGAAGTTAAAA
This sequence is a window from Arcticibacterium luteifluviistationis. Protein-coding genes within it:
- a CDS encoding SPOR domain-containing protein yields the protein MLFFLFSSLLFSCARNITSNNGGGSSEVTGYEESLAAVRPKVDYQEKAEKPEEVLKEELNGQAYVPEEPKNENAKIDRVLSDMARHNSSISDLPGYRLQVYAGNDRGGFEQAKSYILQHFPELEIYESYSQPTYRIKVGDFLKKMDAERYYSSIVSRFSSAKVIMDNVDVQKSLKIN
- the gmd gene encoding GDP-mannose 4,6-dehydratase, which produces MKKALITGVTGQDGAYLAEFLLEKGYEVHGIKRRASLFNTDRIDHIYRDLHEADVRFILHYGDLSDSTNIIRIIQDVQPDEIYNLGAMSHVQVSFDSPEYTANVDGIGTLRILEAVRILGLTEKTRIYQASTSELYGLVQEVPQKETTPFYPRSPYAVAKMYAYWITVNYREAYNMYACNGILFNHESPLRGETFVTRKITRATAQIALGTKKCLYLGNMDAKRDWGHAKDYIEAMWLILQQDKAEDFVIATGITTTVRDFVKMAFNEVGVTLEFKGSEEEEVAVVVACSNPRFQVPIGQKVVAVDPKYYRPTEVELLIGDPTKSNTKLGWKPKYDLPMMVKEMVEADVNLFANQSSVNKAGKPL
- a CDS encoding PorP/SprF family type IX secretion system membrane protein, with protein sequence MKKSIYILLFLSCLGNEAFSQDPQFSQFYAAPMYHNPAFTGSGYAPRAIFNFRNQWPSLAANYTTSAVSVDHYIDKFNSGVGLMLVSDQQGASRLKNTEISGFYSYQLNLIDDHFLRMGVQATSSNRSFDSNGLTFPDQFDNNGYTGDPSGDPLANTGSTLHFVDFSAGVLYYNPKAYLGVSVHHLTQPDIAFTASNDILARKIMINGGLNIPLADLSTSSDKEFVLIPTFLFKQQGKFNQLDLGAYVTYSPLTFGLWYRGIPVKKNDTDALNHDAIVALAGFRFDNFSFGYSYDLTISGLGASSGGSHEISIAYQFDPYESKRSPNARRRKKSLSCPKF
- a CDS encoding amino acid permease, giving the protein MASNLWAKKSIEKLVAGATGEENQLKRSLSSTSLVALGIGAIIGAGLFSLTGIAAANHAGPAVTISFVLAAVGCAFAGLCYAEFASMIPVAGSAYTYSYATMGEFVAWIIGWDLVLEYALGAATVAVSWSRYLLELLSSWGIHLPASLVCSPYEVLTLADGTIINGGYINLPAVIIVVLLSLLLIRGTHESARMNNILVVLKLAVVLLFIILGWSHIDPQNYVPYIPENTGTKGQFGWSGIATAAAVVFFAFIGFDAVSTAAQEAKNPQKGMPIGILGSLVVCTILYVLFSYVMTGLVHYSTFANDAKPAATAFAKTGYDFLQNGLIIAILAGYTSVMLVMLLGQSRVFYSMSKDGLLPKFFGDVHKKFHSPWKTNLFFMVFVSLFAGFVPVSDLGHMVSIGTLFAFSLVCAGVWLLRVKSPEIPRAFKTPLVPLIPLMGILVCGYLMTSLPIEAWYRLAVWLLLGLVIYFVYGRKNSVINKEDE
- a CDS encoding alanine/glycine:cation symporter family protein — encoded protein: MTLLNFLAFLEPEKGIDEIINDWFTPIAEAWGNIVLFRVFDVPFILVLLVGGALMFTVYFSFINIRRFPLSINIVRGKYDHIEHGEDPITTDNLNVVDGDIVGTIRVEGQDGEVSHFQALATAVSGTVGLGNIAGVALAVGLGGPGATFWMIVVGVLGMSTKFVECTLGVKYRDIGEDGTVYGGPMYYLKKGFAEIGKSGLGKVLAVIFAILCVGASFGGGNAAQSNQAASQLASLMGMTGGSSGTIIGLVIAVVVGIVIIGGIKRIASVTEKIVPFMAGIYVLACLFIILSNYDLIGYAFSEIYSSAFTMEAGWGGFFGVMMVGFQRAAFSNEAGAGSASIAHSAVKTNYPASEGLVALLEPFIDTVVICTMTALVIIIYNSTGVFEYGGSTVLIDGVEVEGAVLTSMAFESAIPWFPYVLTVAIVLFAISTMISWSYYGLQAWMYLFGKSKLADLSYKLMFLVFIVIGAAANMSAVWGFSDAMILALVFPNMIGLFFLFPKVKEELNRYLDAIQIKKFFK